Proteins from a genomic interval of Paenibacillus sp. FSL R5-0623:
- a CDS encoding LacI family DNA-binding transcriptional regulator yields the protein MAKRVTMQQIADAAGVSKFAVSRALTGKPGVSDHTREMIVRTAGQLGYFRTEPKRYPGETQISTEMKPEAERQGTILILFPNIRSQNRSSLYWGPVFDGISERLNEKGMDILTLTEPSSDRMFSVLNPDAISGVITVGTISTSVLLEIYRLRIPLVMVDHEDPAIYADSVFTDNMKCMKELVLMLVGKGYRKFQFAGQLPDAASFRERWLGYRTVLEEKQLEGGQQEGLLGPEYDQIRRSIAEMELEDIPEVIVCANDHTAVIVIQALQSRGIQVPERCAVTGFDNTQTDEPILASVHINKENLGTRAVDQLLWRIIHLDEPYERKLIYSELIIRDEYNASIL from the coding sequence ATGGCCAAAAGAGTAACGATGCAGCAGATTGCGGATGCTGCGGGGGTGTCCAAATTCGCAGTCTCCCGTGCGCTGACGGGCAAGCCAGGTGTCAGTGATCATACACGCGAGATGATTGTCAGAACAGCGGGGCAGCTCGGGTATTTCAGAACTGAGCCTAAGCGTTATCCGGGTGAAACACAGATATCAACGGAGATGAAGCCAGAAGCGGAGCGACAAGGCACGATATTGATTTTGTTTCCCAACATTCGTTCTCAGAATCGATCTTCCTTATACTGGGGTCCAGTGTTTGATGGCATTTCTGAGAGGCTGAATGAGAAGGGGATGGATATTCTAACGCTGACAGAACCCTCTTCAGATCGGATGTTCTCGGTCCTTAATCCCGACGCAATCAGCGGAGTCATTACCGTGGGCACCATCTCAACATCGGTATTGCTGGAGATTTACAGGCTGCGTATTCCGCTTGTCATGGTGGATCATGAAGACCCTGCCATATACGCTGACTCGGTTTTTACGGACAATATGAAGTGTATGAAAGAACTGGTTCTGATGCTCGTTGGAAAAGGGTATAGAAAGTTCCAGTTTGCCGGGCAACTGCCCGATGCGGCAAGTTTTAGAGAACGCTGGCTTGGATATCGTACGGTGCTGGAAGAGAAGCAGTTGGAGGGGGGACAGCAAGAAGGCTTGCTGGGACCAGAGTATGATCAGATCCGGAGATCCATTGCTGAAATGGAGCTGGAGGATATCCCTGAAGTTATTGTATGTGCAAATGACCATACAGCTGTTATTGTCATTCAGGCACTCCAAAGTCGAGGCATTCAGGTGCCTGAACGCTGTGCTGTAACCGGATTTGACAATACGCAAACGGATGAACCCATTCTTGCTTCGGTACATATTAACAAAGAGAATCTGGGAACAAGAGCAGTAGATCAGCTATTGTGGCGGATCATACATCTGGATGAACCATATGAACGCAAGCTGATCTATTCGGAATTAATTATTCGTGATGAATACAACGCCAGTATACTGTAA
- a CDS encoding DMT family transporter → MNGVQVNQGQTARRADIQMLLATVIWGSSYLFMKSGLESMQELNLVAFRFGIAFIAAGLLFHRRLFKMDRRTLVAGAIMGTALFAAFVFITYGVQRTTTSQAGFLISLAVIFVPILTTIQHRRMPDKRLTLSILVAVTGLGLLTLQHQLSLHTGDILCILAALVYAIYIMIAGKFTPKHDPLTLGTVQLGVAAMWGIAATFMLETPRMPDTAESWAAIFGLGVLCSGLGYILQTLAQRHASPTRTSLIFSLEPLFAAAFAFTFQGESLTLQGYAGAALMLVGVLITEIKLPQPIFWRRKRPVLQSELGDQGAPSV, encoded by the coding sequence ATGAATGGTGTACAAGTTAATCAAGGTCAGACAGCAAGAAGAGCGGATATACAGATGCTGCTCGCAACGGTTATATGGGGATCTTCCTATCTGTTTATGAAATCGGGCCTGGAGTCCATGCAAGAATTGAATCTGGTCGCATTTCGTTTTGGAATTGCCTTTATTGCCGCAGGACTTCTTTTTCATCGGCGGTTGTTTAAGATGGATCGCAGAACACTTGTGGCAGGAGCGATTATGGGGACAGCTTTATTCGCTGCATTTGTATTCATCACCTATGGTGTGCAACGAACCACGACATCCCAAGCGGGATTCCTAATAAGTTTGGCCGTTATTTTTGTACCGATCCTGACGACGATCCAGCATCGTCGTATGCCGGATAAACGATTGACACTCAGTATCCTGGTTGCCGTTACCGGGCTTGGCTTGCTGACGCTTCAGCATCAGCTTAGTCTGCACACGGGAGATATTCTCTGCATACTAGCAGCACTTGTGTATGCCATCTATATCATGATTGCTGGCAAGTTCACACCGAAGCATGATCCGTTAACATTGGGGACAGTTCAATTGGGTGTTGCAGCGATGTGGGGAATTGCAGCTACATTTATGCTGGAAACGCCACGTATGCCCGATACGGCTGAATCCTGGGCAGCCATTTTTGGCTTAGGTGTTTTGTGTAGCGGCTTGGGGTACATTCTGCAGACACTCGCGCAGCGCCATGCCTCTCCCACAAGAACAAGTCTGATTTTTTCACTCGAACCACTGTTTGCAGCAGCCTTTGCATTTACCTTTCAAGGGGAATCGCTAACGTTGCAAGGGTATGCGGGAGCAGCTTTGATGTTGGTTGGTGTTCTGATCACAGAGATCAAACTTCCACAGCCTATCTTCTGGCGCAGAAAACGCCCGGTTTTACAGTCGGAACTCGGCGATCAGGGAGCACCAAGTGTATAA
- a CDS encoding LysR family transcriptional regulator, whose product MSLIKYEILNTIVEHGSLTKAAEALNITQSAVSHAIASLETECGFSLLHRGRSGVRVTAEGERILGYTREILRWTELMNQEISLIRGAEIGTVRIGTFASVSTQWLPGILKQFRLRHPGIEIKLWEGDYAEIEGWLAGGAIDLGFLSLGDSSPFETISLQKDRMMCILPLDHPLASEETVSFDVLLEQPFILPKWGGDNEIERLIRQHAAKLNVVYEVAEDQAIMAMVRNGLGISLLPEMVLQNHTDSLAFVPLTGDPYRTIGMACPSLGNLSPATRRFIEEVQQWLGQAM is encoded by the coding sequence ATGTCATTGATCAAATACGAAATATTAAATACCATTGTGGAACATGGCAGTCTCACCAAAGCAGCAGAAGCGCTCAATATCACCCAATCCGCAGTCAGCCATGCCATCGCAAGTCTGGAGACAGAATGTGGTTTTTCACTGCTCCATCGCGGCCGCTCCGGTGTACGGGTTACCGCTGAAGGCGAACGTATTCTGGGATACACCCGTGAGATTCTGCGCTGGACGGAACTGATGAATCAGGAGATCTCTCTCATTCGTGGCGCGGAGATTGGTACGGTGCGTATCGGTACGTTCGCAAGTGTCTCCACACAATGGTTGCCCGGCATCCTGAAACAATTTCGCCTGCGTCATCCCGGAATTGAGATCAAGCTGTGGGAGGGCGATTATGCTGAGATTGAGGGCTGGCTGGCCGGAGGTGCCATCGATCTCGGATTTCTGTCCCTCGGCGATTCATCACCTTTTGAGACGATCTCATTACAAAAAGACAGGATGATGTGCATCCTGCCTCTGGATCATCCTCTCGCCTCAGAGGAAACTGTTTCGTTTGATGTTCTGCTGGAGCAACCCTTTATTCTGCCCAAGTGGGGCGGAGATAACGAGATAGAACGACTGATCCGGCAGCATGCAGCCAAGCTTAATGTCGTCTATGAAGTCGCAGAGGATCAAGCCATCATGGCGATGGTCCGTAATGGCCTCGGTATCAGCCTGCTTCCGGAAATGGTTCTTCAAAATCATACCGATTCACTCGCCTTCGTGCCACTCACTGGAGATCCTTATCGTACGATTGGCATGGCCTGCCCATCTTTGGGCAATCTATCGCCCGCTACGCGGCGGTTTATTGAAGAGGTGCAACAGTGGCTCGGCCAGGCTATGTAA